A single window of Nocardia sp. NBC_01327 DNA harbors:
- a CDS encoding type II toxin-antitoxin system VapC family toxin, translating to MKISDAHQLLAPTLLRSQTLSALHEAVGRDEIAHDAAQECLAHIGRMPIRLLGDAKLRQRAWNLADQLGWASTYNAEYLALTQLQADKLITLDPEFAHSADGIVTLGSIDELR from the coding sequence ATGAAGATCTCCGACGCGCACCAGCTTCTCGCCCCGACTCTGCTGCGTTCACAGACCCTCTCAGCCCTGCACGAAGCGGTTGGGCGAGACGAGATAGCCCATGATGCAGCCCAGGAGTGTCTGGCCCACATCGGCCGGATGCCCATTCGCCTTCTCGGCGACGCCAAACTCCGGCAGCGCGCATGGAACCTGGCCGACCAGCTCGGATGGGCCTCAACCTACAACGCCGAATACCTCGCCCTCACCCAACTCCAGGCAGACAAACTGATCACCCTGGATCCCGAATTCGCCCACAGCGCCGACGGCATCGTCACACTCGGTTCGATCGACGAACTGCGCTGA
- a CDS encoding S8 family peptidase, with protein sequence MRLLIQLRPAAELVAAVADPGVTVRSSDILGESGGLVLDDSFAPIVVPGPVPGGADRLAYSSAPEHAQVLVRGEIPDDDVASGIRVLSQSPTITGVFADPVIETCLTCGGDPAVGDWHDIESRLHVDQLTAAGLNGASVALAIVDTGINAAFVGKVRGTPPIIDKTRSWNPSGVTGTAGEFPVAHGSMCAFDVLIAAPQATLLDIPVMQSTRHGSTVMDGLLSDAVAAYAQLRTVLSNQPESTRALVVSNSWGSFSPQWDFPVGNTGNYSDNPSHPFNVIVGSLEAAGADIIFAAGNCGRDCPDARCAYPSQPIGGANSHPSVLSIGGVDDTGTRVGYSSQGPGRLSAQKPDICSYTHFLGSTAFGAGEPDTGTSAACPVTAGVVAAIRTEWSATALPPAQLRALLRSTATDRGTPGFDNDYGFGVIDTAALLTQLQRTVPHA encoded by the coding sequence ATGCGTCTTCTGATTCAGCTTCGCCCGGCGGCCGAACTGGTTGCGGCAGTGGCAGATCCCGGGGTCACGGTTCGCTCTTCCGATATTTTGGGCGAATCGGGCGGGCTTGTGCTCGATGATTCGTTTGCGCCGATCGTGGTGCCGGGACCGGTGCCCGGCGGTGCGGATCGGCTGGCCTACTCCTCGGCGCCCGAGCATGCCCAAGTGCTGGTGCGCGGCGAGATTCCGGATGACGACGTGGCCTCGGGCATTCGGGTGCTGAGCCAATCGCCCACGATCACAGGGGTATTCGCGGATCCGGTGATCGAGACCTGCCTCACCTGTGGCGGCGATCCGGCGGTCGGGGACTGGCACGATATCGAATCGCGGCTGCATGTCGATCAGCTCACCGCCGCCGGGCTCAACGGTGCGTCCGTGGCGCTGGCCATTGTCGATACCGGTATCAATGCCGCCTTTGTCGGAAAGGTTCGCGGCACACCGCCGATCATCGACAAGACCCGCAGCTGGAATCCCTCGGGAGTGACCGGTACGGCGGGGGAGTTCCCCGTGGCGCACGGCTCGATGTGCGCGTTCGATGTGCTCATCGCCGCACCGCAGGCGACTCTGCTCGATATTCCGGTCATGCAGAGCACCCGGCACGGCAGCACGGTCATGGACGGACTCCTGTCCGATGCCGTCGCGGCCTACGCGCAGCTGCGCACCGTGCTGAGCAATCAGCCGGAATCCACACGGGCACTGGTGGTCAGCAACAGCTGGGGGTCGTTCTCACCGCAGTGGGATTTCCCGGTGGGCAACACCGGTAACTACTCCGACAATCCCTCGCATCCGTTCAATGTCATCGTCGGATCACTCGAAGCCGCCGGGGCGGACATTATCTTTGCCGCCGGAAATTGCGGCCGGGACTGCCCGGATGCCCGCTGTGCGTACCCGAGTCAGCCGATCGGCGGCGCGAATTCGCATCCGAGCGTGCTGAGCATCGGCGGCGTCGATGACACGGGCACCCGGGTCGGCTACTCCTCGCAGGGCCCGGGTCGCCTGAGCGCGCAGAAGCCCGATATCTGCTCCTACACGCACTTTCTCGGGTCGACGGCCTTCGGCGCAGGCGAGCCCGATACCGGCACCTCCGCCGCCTGCCCGGTCACCGCGGGCGTGGTCGCCGCCATTCGCACCGAATGGTCCGCTACCGCACTGCCGCCCGCCCAGCTGCGGGCCCTACTGCGCAGCACCGCCACCGATCGCGGAACCCCGGGCTTCGACAACGACTACGGATTCGGCGTCATCGATACCGCCGCCCTGCTCACGCAGCTGCAGCGCACCGTCCCGCACGCGTAG
- a CDS encoding LppP/LprE family lipoprotein, whose protein sequence is MKRIVGIIAAVAVVALATACQDGTTTPAAGGSSASPSVTAAPPGSVQGSTTQQSPGGGQQSPGGGQPGGTDAPATAGNGKCVDLTSGVVTAALGRLGANVGGDGFYADSGTDAAVGSCPSLLWVLAGTPHGTASSPWQVMLFNHAGYLGTATKNSTAYTTVVGSSDRSVQVQYRWLAGQDASCCPSGGPVTVTLTLGSDNHTVTPDRDFPTQATDPNSGGTPAPAACPVSKSTLLAALKGTDIESRLAKPIELEDQIDCAGDWAMAHSGTHNNTVNRAQVLFHYVAADGGWKPADLGSALHCTEIGVPADVAAKICR, encoded by the coding sequence ATGAAGCGAATTGTCGGAATCATCGCGGCGGTCGCCGTGGTGGCCCTGGCGACGGCATGCCAGGACGGCACGACGACGCCTGCGGCCGGGGGGTCGTCGGCGTCGCCTTCCGTCACTGCGGCCCCGCCGGGATCGGTCCAGGGGTCGACCACCCAGCAGTCACCGGGGGGCGGGCAGCAGTCACCCGGCGGTGGACAGCCCGGTGGCACTGATGCTCCCGCCACCGCCGGGAACGGCAAATGTGTGGATCTCACCTCCGGGGTCGTCACGGCCGCGCTCGGCAGGCTCGGCGCCAATGTCGGGGGCGACGGGTTCTATGCGGACAGTGGCACCGATGCCGCGGTCGGCTCCTGCCCCAGCCTGCTGTGGGTGCTCGCCGGGACACCGCACGGGACCGCGAGCTCGCCCTGGCAGGTGATGCTGTTCAATCACGCCGGGTATCTGGGGACGGCGACCAAGAATTCGACCGCGTATACGACGGTGGTCGGGTCGTCGGATCGAAGTGTGCAGGTGCAGTACCGCTGGCTGGCGGGTCAGGATGCCAGCTGCTGCCCCTCGGGCGGGCCGGTGACCGTCACGCTCACGCTGGGGTCGGACAATCACACGGTGACTCCGGATCGCGACTTCCCCACGCAGGCAACGGATCCGAATTCGGGAGGGACGCCGGCCCCGGCCGCGTGCCCGGTCTCCAAGTCCACCCTGCTCGCGGCATTGAAGGGCACGGATATCGAATCGCGGTTGGCGAAGCCGATCGAGCTCGAGGATCAGATCGACTGTGCCGGTGATTGGGCGATGGCGCACAGCGGGACTCACAACAACACCGTCAACCGGGCCCAGGTCCTGTTCCACTATGTGGCGGCCGACGGTGGATGGAAGCCCGCGGATCTCGGCAGCGCGCTGCACTGCACCGAGATCGGCGTCCCCGCCGACGTCGCCGCCAAGATCTGCCGCTGA
- a CDS encoding dihydrofolate reductase family protein → MRTLISTAFISLDGVVEGPGGEPGYRNSGWTFKDIEFVPDAFEIKGREQKESAAILLGRVSYQAFSPVWPDMEDFADYKTMPKYVVSTTLTENDLVSNWGETTILRSLDQVAALKETEGGPIIIHGSASLNQSLSDAGLIDRYHLLVFPLLLGAGKRLFSTTDKDAQKLKLVESEAYSNGLQKNVFDVIH, encoded by the coding sequence ATGCGCACTCTGATCAGCACCGCCTTCATTTCGCTCGACGGCGTCGTGGAGGGCCCCGGCGGCGAACCCGGCTACCGCAATTCCGGATGGACCTTCAAGGACATCGAATTCGTCCCCGACGCCTTCGAAATCAAAGGGCGGGAACAGAAGGAATCGGCCGCGATCCTGCTGGGCCGGGTGAGCTACCAGGCCTTCAGCCCGGTATGGCCCGATATGGAGGATTTCGCCGACTACAAGACGATGCCGAAGTACGTCGTCTCTACGACCCTCACCGAGAACGATCTCGTGTCGAACTGGGGCGAGACCACAATTCTGCGCTCACTCGATCAGGTCGCCGCGCTGAAGGAGACCGAGGGCGGTCCGATCATCATTCACGGCAGCGCCTCGCTGAACCAAAGCCTTTCCGACGCAGGCCTGATCGACCGCTACCACCTGCTCGTGTTCCCGCTCCTGCTCGGCGCGGGCAAGCGCCTGTTCAGCACCACGGATAAGGACGCGCAGAAGCTCAAGCTGGTCGAGTCCGAGGCCTACTCGAACGGCCTGCAGAAGAACGTCTTCGACGTCATTCACTGA
- a CDS encoding SRPBCC family protein produces MPHPFEIELETTLPASPEQVWEAIATGPGIDSWFMGRNDIEPREGGVAAMDTGGHREEAVITAYEPGKRLASRTAAAEDGRFMAFEYLIEGREGGSTVLRVVQSGMLGDNWQDEYDALRRGWPFHLHTLREYLTHFPGRTGVPVFAVAQGKSAQDVRAALLRGLALPTPLTVGARVQASPEQLPPLDGEVVWADDERIGIRTADGLYSFHQGPTGMALMFHHLFAPKTAGAEAAWQQWLTELVS; encoded by the coding sequence ATGCCGCATCCGTTCGAGATCGAACTGGAGACGACACTGCCGGCGAGCCCGGAACAGGTCTGGGAGGCCATTGCGACGGGACCGGGGATCGACTCCTGGTTCATGGGGCGCAATGACATCGAGCCCCGCGAGGGCGGGGTGGCCGCCATGGATACCGGAGGCCATCGGGAGGAGGCGGTGATCACCGCCTATGAGCCCGGTAAGCGTCTCGCCTCCCGCACGGCCGCCGCCGAGGACGGCCGGTTCATGGCCTTCGAGTATCTGATCGAGGGCCGCGAGGGCGGCAGCACCGTCCTGCGCGTTGTGCAGAGCGGCATGCTCGGCGACAACTGGCAGGACGAGTACGACGCCCTGCGCCGCGGCTGGCCGTTCCACCTGCATACGCTGCGGGAGTACCTGACGCACTTCCCCGGTCGCACCGGAGTCCCGGTTTTCGCTGTGGCACAGGGGAAGTCGGCGCAGGACGTGCGGGCGGCGCTCCTGCGCGGGCTGGCACTGCCCACCCCGCTCACCGTGGGTGCACGGGTGCAGGCATCGCCGGAGCAGCTGCCGCCGCTGGACGGCGAAGTGGTCTGGGCGGATGACGAGCGCATCGGGATTCGCACCGCCGACGGGCTCTACTCCTTCCACCAGGGCCCGACCGGTATGGCGCTGATGTTCCACCACCTGTTCGCACCGAAAACCGCTGGGGCGGAAGCCGCCTGGCAGCAGTGGCTGACCGAGCTCGTCAGCTGA
- a CDS encoding ArsR/SmtB family transcription factor, with translation MLDVAVIEEPAAAEASLDPIRSRILAALAEPGSAAMLAVRLGLPRQKVNYHLKELERHGLVELEVERRKGNVTERVYRATACSYVISPSALGTISPDPSQSPDQLSGYWLLALGSRLLQEVGALLTGAQRAKQRVATFGIDAQVRFASAADRAAFTEELAQAVTTLVGRYHDESAAGGRNHRVVVGLHQIPAAQTGPRQLPESIEPEAGQEN, from the coding sequence GTGCTGGACGTAGCTGTGATCGAAGAACCCGCCGCGGCCGAGGCGTCCCTGGACCCGATCCGGTCCCGGATCCTCGCCGCACTGGCCGAACCCGGCTCGGCTGCCATGCTGGCCGTCCGGCTGGGGCTGCCGAGGCAGAAGGTCAACTACCACCTCAAGGAATTGGAACGGCACGGGCTGGTCGAACTCGAGGTCGAACGCCGCAAGGGCAATGTGACCGAGCGGGTGTATCGCGCCACCGCGTGCTCGTACGTGATCTCCCCCAGCGCGCTGGGGACCATCAGCCCGGATCCGTCCCAGTCCCCCGATCAGCTCTCCGGCTACTGGTTGCTGGCTCTGGGTTCCCGGCTGCTGCAGGAGGTCGGCGCACTGCTCACCGGCGCTCAGCGCGCCAAGCAGCGGGTCGCCACCTTCGGCATCGACGCCCAGGTGCGGTTCGCCTCCGCGGCCGATCGGGCGGCCTTCACCGAGGAGCTGGCACAGGCGGTGACCACCCTCGTCGGCCGCTACCACGATGAGTCCGCCGCCGGCGGCCGGAACCACCGGGTGGTCGTCGGACTCCATCAGATCCCGGCCGCGCAGACCGGCCCGCGACAACTGCCCGAAAGTATCGAACCCGAAGCAGGACAGGAGAACTGA
- a CDS encoding TetR/AcrR family transcriptional regulator has product MPKGVTKRRPITVTALLDAALALFAEQGFGATSIAEICARAGLTKGAYYSNFSDKDELFLALFDREWNVRLQRLRQALPSVVDEAERQWLLVSAEFGLHAVRRPPLARRLLEHEARGRAALAALLTEKLAAAGRVPLLPVEDLTRLIVMVVEGENLHTLTEHAAGHTESTTARWGLVETLMDRLSAPEGDIDD; this is encoded by the coding sequence GTGCCCAAAGGTGTAACCAAACGCAGGCCGATCACCGTGACCGCACTGCTGGACGCGGCGCTGGCGCTGTTCGCTGAGCAGGGATTCGGGGCCACGTCGATCGCGGAGATCTGCGCGCGCGCCGGATTGACCAAGGGCGCCTACTACTCCAACTTCAGCGATAAGGACGAGCTGTTTCTGGCGCTGTTCGACCGGGAGTGGAACGTCCGGCTGCAGCGGTTGCGGCAGGCTCTGCCGTCGGTGGTGGACGAGGCGGAACGGCAGTGGCTGCTGGTGTCGGCGGAATTCGGTCTGCACGCGGTGCGCCGGCCGCCGCTGGCGCGGAGGCTGCTCGAGCACGAGGCGCGCGGGCGCGCGGCGCTGGCCGCACTGCTGACCGAGAAGCTCGCGGCCGCCGGGCGTGTACCGCTGCTACCGGTGGAAGACCTCACCCGGCTGATCGTGATGGTCGTCGAGGGCGAGAACCTGCATACTCTGACCGAGCACGCTGCGGGACATACCGAATCGACCACTGCGCGTTGGGGACTCGTCGAAACCCTGATGGATCGACTGTCCGCTCCCGAAGGAGACATAGATGACTGA
- a CDS encoding CoA transferase has protein sequence MTDQAISPDITGLDHVAALDDLLANLGLAAENTGGSVSFAGQDPILPARHRLGASIGIPIMAAAVGAVALHRRRGGPDQDVQLDLRQAVHGITPHAFWHPTLAGELPPHPLVADNPFLLAPYRTADGRTVMASGVYPHLAAKWCRFLDAPPDYEKVAAAFATREAAELEESANAAGLPLCIARTPEEWLAHPQGALLAGQPVIGLRRIGDAPVHDFGPAARPLDDIRVLSFTHAIAGPTVGRTLAEYGAEVLCATRPNDYEHDFIYAEANIGSRSAYLDLTTDAGRERADRLLAGTHIVVNNHRGDKLEKLGLDPEQLAARYPGIIVVSVSCYGSEGPWRTRGGFDMNGSAASGLMTLEGSPENPKLPVTGMINDFITGYMGAIGALAALGKRASEGGSWHVTVNLTRTAMWYQTLGLVDPEGAGVGDQHTLREPAAYDAPSPLGDIHMLAPPVQFSHFTPAWPDPPLVPRGSSRPQWRADQ, from the coding sequence ATGACTGACCAGGCAATCAGCCCGGATATCACCGGCCTCGACCACGTCGCGGCCTTGGACGACCTGCTGGCGAATCTCGGGCTTGCGGCCGAGAACACCGGTGGCAGTGTCAGTTTCGCCGGTCAGGATCCGATTCTTCCGGCGCGGCATCGGCTGGGTGCGAGTATCGGGATTCCGATCATGGCCGCGGCTGTCGGCGCGGTCGCTCTGCATCGCCGCCGGGGCGGTCCGGATCAGGATGTGCAGCTGGATCTGCGGCAGGCCGTGCACGGCATCACCCCGCATGCGTTCTGGCATCCCACGCTGGCCGGTGAACTGCCGCCGCATCCACTGGTCGCGGACAATCCTTTTCTGCTCGCGCCCTACCGCACCGCGGACGGCCGCACGGTCATGGCGTCGGGCGTGTACCCGCACCTGGCCGCGAAATGGTGCCGATTCCTTGATGCCCCACCCGATTACGAGAAAGTCGCTGCCGCCTTCGCGACCCGTGAGGCCGCCGAGCTCGAGGAGTCGGCCAATGCGGCGGGGCTGCCACTGTGCATCGCCCGCACGCCCGAGGAATGGCTCGCCCATCCGCAGGGCGCGCTGCTGGCCGGGCAACCGGTGATCGGGCTGCGCCGCATCGGCGATGCGCCGGTGCACGACTTCGGCCCGGCCGCACGGCCTTTGGACGATATTCGGGTGCTGTCGTTCACCCACGCCATCGCCGGACCGACGGTCGGGCGCACCCTTGCCGAGTACGGCGCGGAGGTGCTGTGCGCTACGCGTCCCAACGACTACGAGCACGACTTCATCTATGCCGAAGCCAATATCGGCTCTCGCAGTGCGTATCTCGACCTCACCACCGATGCCGGGCGTGAACGTGCCGATCGGCTGCTGGCCGGCACCCACATCGTGGTCAACAACCATCGCGGCGACAAACTCGAGAAGCTCGGCCTCGACCCGGAGCAGCTCGCCGCCCGCTATCCGGGCATCATCGTCGTCTCGGTGAGTTGCTACGGTTCCGAAGGGCCCTGGCGCACCCGCGGCGGCTTCGATATGAACGGTTCGGCGGCGTCGGGTCTGATGACGCTCGAGGGCAGCCCCGAAAACCCGAAACTTCCTGTCACCGGGATGATCAACGATTTCATCACCGGTTATATGGGAGCCATCGGTGCACTCGCCGCACTCGGTAAGAGAGCGAGCGAAGGCGGCTCCTGGCACGTCACGGTCAACCTCACCCGCACGGCCATGTGGTATCAAACCCTCGGCCTGGTCGACCCCGAGGGCGCCGGTGTCGGCGACCAGCACACGCTGCGCGAACCGGCCGCCTACGATGCCCCCAGCCCACTCGGCGACATCCACATGCTCGCTCCGCCGGTGCAGTTCTCCCACTTCACCCCGGCATGGCCCGACCCGCCACTGGTGCCCCGCGGCTCCAGCCGGCCGCAATGGCGCGCTGACCAGTAG
- a CDS encoding alpha/beta hydrolase family protein, with translation MAVDSAGCALEILRGFREGRIREAGDLRPDGLAEWPASEIEQEWGSALAEHGAIREIGEPLCESAGNGVTAVHIPVVCVRGGFTFSVAVDNEGLLIGWTLAPIGRAVPWACPDYADTGAFTETEVMVGDGPLAVPGTLTVPRAGGKVPGVALLAGSGANDRDETLSGNPQNKSFKDLAWGLATRGVAVLRFDKVTRVHGDMIDPETLTPIGEYVDPAKAAIHLLQQHPSVDPDRVFLLGHSLGGSVAPNIASTAPSIAGVIVMAGGAQPPHHSLLRQIRYLSGLSAGTDVDSMPHVRELAGRVALLDSPEFSAATAADRLPFNLPARYWIGWLALDPVGTAATVDKPFLVLQGGRDYQVTVGEDFAAWQTGLGGRLDVTTRVYPADNHQFFSGTGLSSPADYLTAQHVDPVVVGDIADWIIAKYEDLD, from the coding sequence ATGGCCGTCGACTCGGCAGGGTGTGCGCTGGAGATTCTGCGGGGGTTTCGGGAGGGGCGGATTCGTGAAGCAGGTGACCTGCGGCCCGACGGGCTCGCTGAATGGCCGGCGAGTGAGATCGAGCAGGAGTGGGGAAGTGCGCTGGCCGAGCACGGGGCGATCCGGGAGATTGGCGAACCACTCTGCGAAAGTGCCGGCAATGGGGTTACTGCCGTGCATATTCCAGTGGTCTGCGTCCGAGGCGGTTTCACGTTCAGTGTCGCCGTCGACAATGAAGGTTTGCTGATCGGCTGGACTTTGGCGCCGATCGGACGGGCGGTGCCTTGGGCCTGTCCGGACTACGCCGACACGGGGGCTTTCACCGAAACCGAGGTGATGGTCGGTGACGGACCCCTGGCTGTACCCGGCACGCTGACCGTGCCCAGGGCAGGTGGGAAGGTGCCGGGTGTGGCATTGCTGGCCGGGTCCGGCGCCAATGATCGCGACGAGACCCTCTCCGGCAATCCGCAGAACAAGTCCTTCAAGGATCTCGCCTGGGGGCTCGCCACGCGAGGTGTCGCGGTGCTGCGCTTCGATAAGGTCACTCGGGTGCACGGGGATATGATTGATCCCGAAACACTCACTCCCATAGGTGAATACGTCGATCCCGCGAAGGCGGCGATCCACTTGTTGCAACAGCACCCGTCGGTCGACCCGGATCGGGTGTTCCTGCTCGGGCACAGCCTGGGCGGGTCCGTCGCGCCGAACATCGCCAGTACCGCGCCGAGTATTGCCGGGGTAATCGTTATGGCCGGTGGGGCGCAGCCGCCGCACCACTCGCTGCTTCGGCAGATTCGCTACCTGAGTGGTCTGTCCGCGGGAACCGACGTTGATTCCATGCCGCACGTGCGGGAACTTGCCGGACGCGTGGCATTGCTCGACAGCCCGGAATTCTCTGCGGCAACAGCCGCGGACCGGTTGCCGTTCAACCTGCCTGCCCGTTATTGGATCGGCTGGCTGGCGCTCGATCCGGTTGGCACCGCCGCGACAGTGGATAAGCCGTTTCTCGTTCTGCAGGGGGGCCGGGACTACCAGGTCACAGTTGGCGAGGATTTCGCGGCGTGGCAGACCGGTCTGGGCGGTCGCCTCGATGTCACCACGCGTGTCTATCCGGCTGACAATCATCAATTCTTTTCGGGCACTGGACTATCCAGTCCTGCGGACTATCTGACCGCTCAGCACGTCGATCCGGTGGTCGTCGGCGACATTGCCGACTGGATCATCGCGAAGTATGAGGATCTGGACTGA
- a CDS encoding cytochrome P450 family protein, which produces MDAQVIVLDPMGSDIQGESAHIRASGPVTLVELPGGVRAWSVTDAGVLKRLLTDPRVSKDAAQHWTAYMNGEITAEWPLLPWVAVDNMFTAYGTDHRRLRKLVAPAFTHRRTTALQSRIEAITSVLLDQLAQTPAGTVIDLREAYCYPVPIQVISELMGVPEERNPALRTCVDGFFDGSLGPEEGMANYIEMYGLVTEIVQLKRETPGDDLISELIAARDEDDGSRLSEKELVDTLMLIINAGHETTVNLLDQAVFTLLTHPEHRAAVTEGRVSWADLVEETLRFEAPVAHLPLRYAVEDIDIEGRLIPTGDPILASYAGANRDPKVHGPTADEFDPHRTTKDQHLAFGHGVHHCLGSPLARLEATVALPALFTRFPGLTLAADPVTLKTVGSFISNGHAQLPVHLESP; this is translated from the coding sequence ATGGACGCACAGGTAATTGTCCTGGACCCCATGGGTTCCGATATCCAGGGTGAATCCGCCCATATCCGCGCGAGCGGTCCCGTCACCCTGGTCGAGTTGCCCGGGGGCGTGCGCGCCTGGTCGGTCACCGATGCCGGCGTACTGAAGCGGCTGCTGACCGACCCGCGCGTCTCGAAAGACGCTGCGCAGCACTGGACCGCGTACATGAACGGCGAGATCACCGCCGAGTGGCCGCTGCTGCCGTGGGTGGCCGTGGACAATATGTTCACCGCCTACGGCACCGACCACCGTCGCCTGCGCAAACTGGTCGCGCCCGCCTTCACCCACCGCCGCACCACGGCGCTGCAGTCCCGCATCGAGGCGATCACCTCCGTCCTGCTCGATCAGCTGGCGCAGACCCCCGCGGGCACGGTGATCGATCTGCGTGAGGCGTACTGCTATCCGGTGCCGATCCAGGTGATCAGCGAGCTGATGGGAGTGCCGGAGGAGCGCAATCCGGCACTGCGCACATGCGTCGACGGATTCTTCGACGGTTCGCTCGGGCCGGAGGAGGGCATGGCCAACTACATCGAAATGTACGGCCTGGTCACGGAAATCGTGCAGCTCAAGCGGGAAACCCCCGGCGACGATCTGATCAGCGAACTCATCGCGGCCCGGGACGAGGACGACGGCTCGCGGCTGTCGGAGAAGGAACTCGTCGACACCCTGATGCTCATTATCAACGCGGGGCACGAGACCACCGTCAATCTGCTCGACCAGGCGGTCTTCACGCTGCTCACCCATCCGGAGCATCGCGCTGCCGTCACCGAGGGCCGCGTCAGCTGGGCGGATCTGGTGGAGGAGACCCTGCGCTTCGAAGCACCCGTCGCCCACCTCCCGCTGCGATATGCCGTGGAGGACATCGATATCGAAGGCCGCCTCATCCCCACGGGCGATCCCATTCTGGCGTCCTACGCCGGCGCCAATCGCGATCCGAAGGTGCACGGCCCCACCGCGGACGAATTCGATCCGCACCGCACCACCAAGGACCAGCACCTGGCCTTCGGCCACGGCGTCCACCATTGCCTGGGTTCACCGCTGGCCCGCCTCGAAGCCACGGTGGCCCTCCCGGCCCTCTTCACCCGCTTCCCCGGCCTCACCCTCGCCGCCGACCCCGTCACGTTGAAAACGGTCGGCAGTTTTATCTCCAACGGCCACGCCCAACTCCCGGTCCACCTGGAATCGCCCTAA
- a CDS encoding DmpA family aminopeptidase, whose amino-acid sequence MTEYQSFSPDGRPRARALGLHPAGTPGPWNAITDVPGVEVGYRTLIEGAGPLRVGAGPVRTGVTAILPRGRDGVGRPCAAGRYSLNGNGEMTGTAWIDEVGQLSMPVTISNTHAIGACHTGAIAWINAVRPDLSRQWLLPVCAETWDGYLNDINGGHVTPEIVEAALDSAQSGPVQEGSVGGGTGMNCYAFKGGSGTASRLVEFGARTYTVGVFLQANFGSRQELTIRGRRVGERLTVDNPQESTSWGTAPDQDPAAPGGAGSVIVVVATDAPLEPLQCKAMARRVPFGLARTGTTGSLFSGDLFLAFSTAGDRASDTGFPIGDPTGDELVTTARMPWNRMDSLYTAVVEAVEEAVLNSLVVNTDMTGRDGHHSPALPHDQLLAALTEG is encoded by the coding sequence ATGACCGAGTATCAATCGTTCTCCCCCGACGGACGGCCCCGGGCCCGCGCCCTAGGCCTGCATCCGGCGGGCACGCCAGGGCCGTGGAATGCCATTACCGACGTTCCCGGAGTCGAGGTGGGATACCGGACCCTGATCGAGGGCGCGGGACCGCTGCGGGTGGGTGCCGGACCGGTGCGCACCGGAGTGACGGCGATCCTGCCGCGCGGCCGGGATGGTGTCGGCAGGCCGTGCGCCGCGGGGCGCTACTCGCTCAACGGCAATGGCGAAATGACCGGCACCGCATGGATCGACGAGGTCGGCCAGCTCTCGATGCCCGTCACGATCTCCAATACCCATGCCATCGGGGCCTGTCATACCGGCGCCATCGCCTGGATCAATGCGGTGCGGCCGGATCTGAGCCGGCAGTGGCTGCTCCCGGTCTGCGCCGAGACCTGGGACGGCTATCTCAATGACATCAACGGCGGTCATGTCACGCCGGAAATCGTTGAGGCCGCACTCGATTCGGCGCAGTCGGGTCCGGTGCAGGAGGGTTCGGTCGGCGGTGGCACCGGGATGAACTGCTATGCCTTCAAGGGCGGCAGCGGTACCGCGTCCAGGCTCGTCGAATTCGGCGCGCGGACGTACACGGTCGGGGTCTTCCTGCAGGCGAATTTCGGCTCGCGACAGGAACTTACGATTCGAGGCAGACGCGTCGGCGAGCGGCTCACGGTGGATAATCCGCAGGAGTCCACCAGCTGGGGCACGGCGCCGGACCAGGATCCGGCCGCGCCCGGCGGTGCGGGTTCGGTGATCGTCGTCGTCGCCACCGACGCTCCCCTCGAACCGTTGCAGTGCAAGGCCATGGCCCGCCGGGTGCCGTTCGGGCTGGCGCGCACGGGAACCACCGGCAGTCTCTTCTCCGGTGATCTGTTCCTCGCGTTCTCCACGGCCGGCGACCGCGCTTCCGACACCGGGTTTCCGATCGGCGATCCCACCGGCGACGAACTGGTCACCACCGCCCGAATGCCTTGGAACCGTATGGATTCCCTCTACACCGCCGTTGTCGAAGCGGTCGAGGAGGCCGTCCTGAACAGCCTCGTCGTCAATACCGATATGACCGGTCGCGACGGCCATCACTCCCCCGCGCTCCCCCACGATCAGCTGCTCGCCGCACTGACAGAGGGGTAG